One Anaerolineae bacterium genomic window carries:
- a CDS encoding cytochrome b/b6 domain-containing protein, with protein sequence MAAQHPRTYQRFTLTERIEHLVLMISFIVLALTGLPQKYVGNRWAEGLIAILGGIEMVRQMHRIAAVVLMLEVIFHIVAAGYRFFVLRRPASILPQFKDVKDWLGDIRYNLGLSKQRPQMDRYTYVEKIEYWAVVWGTLIMVVTGFMLWNPITTTRFLPGDVIPAAKAAHGGEAILAVLSILTWHVYHVHIKRFNKSIFTGKITEEEMRHEHPLELARIESGQMPPLPDAETRARRERVYLPVATALAALLLFGLYEFVTYEETAITTLPRRATVVAFVPATPTPTPTSTSTPTPSPTPPATPTPAAARTGLASAIPHPLEGRENCLLCHDIGNTIRPMPADHAGWPNASCLNCHQEQATATPMATASASVSFQQDLLPIFKAKCQACHGTLGGLDLTSYEAVMKGGDSGPAVVAGQPEQSLLVRKQREQHPGKFTDDELAMVIAWIRAGAPDN encoded by the coding sequence AGTATGTGGGAAACCGTTGGGCTGAGGGGCTAATCGCCATCCTGGGCGGGATCGAGATGGTCCGCCAAATGCACCGCATCGCCGCCGTCGTGCTTATGTTGGAGGTCATCTTTCATATCGTTGCAGCCGGCTACCGCTTCTTCGTGCTTCGACGGCCGGCGAGCATCCTGCCGCAATTCAAAGACGTGAAGGATTGGCTGGGCGACATCCGGTACAACCTGGGCCTGTCCAAGCAGCGCCCTCAGATGGATCGCTACACCTACGTAGAGAAAATCGAATACTGGGCAGTAGTCTGGGGAACCCTTATCATGGTCGTCACTGGCTTCATGTTGTGGAACCCGATCACAACTACCCGCTTCTTGCCTGGCGATGTGATCCCAGCGGCTAAGGCGGCTCACGGTGGCGAGGCGATTTTGGCCGTGCTCTCAATCCTCACCTGGCATGTGTACCACGTCCACATCAAACGTTTCAACAAGAGCATCTTCACCGGCAAAATCACGGAAGAGGAGATGCGTCACGAGCATCCGCTGGAGCTAGCACGCATCGAGTCGGGGCAGATGCCGCCGCTGCCGGATGCGGAGACGCGAGCCCGTCGTGAGCGCGTGTACCTTCCTGTGGCGACTGCGCTCGCCGCGCTACTTCTATTCGGCCTTTATGAGTTTGTCACCTACGAGGAGACGGCCATCACCACGCTGCCCCGGCGTGCGACGGTGGTCGCCTTCGTCCCGGCGACGCCCACCCCTACCCCTACCAGCACCTCTACGCCGACACCCTCCCCTACACCGCCAGCGACGCCTACCCCGGCAGCCGCCCGCACTGGCCTCGCCTCGGCGATCCCGCATCCGCTAGAGGGACGTGAGAACTGCTTGCTCTGCCATGACATCGGTAACACAATACGTCCTATGCCGGCCGACCACGCGGGCTGGCCGAATGCGAGTTGTCTGAATTGCCATCAAGAGCAAGCCACCGCCACGCCGATGGCAACTGCCTCCGCCAGCGTAAGCTTTCAGCAAGACCTCCTCCCCATCTTTAAGGCGAAATGCCAGGCGTGTCACGGGACGCTGGGCGGGCTGGATTTGACCTCTTATGAAGCGGTCATGAAAGGCGGGGATAGTGGCCCTGCGGTCGTGGCTGGCCAGCCGGAGCAAAGCCTGTTGGTGAGAAAACAACGAGAGCAGCATCCTGGCAAGTTCACAGATGACGAGTTAGCGATGGTGATTGCTTGGATTCGAGCGGGAGCGCCTGACAATTAA